TTTAAAATAGCAGTTGTTATCGTTGTACTGTTTTTAGGGAACTTAATGATCGGGGCGGCAGGGTTACTTTTTTATGTGCCAATCAATTTCTTTTCAGTACTTACAATAGCAATATTAGGCATTCCCGGTATGATGTGCGTAACATTATTAATATTATTTAAATAAAAATAATAAAAACTATTGCTAAGTGAATAATATCGTGATATATTATTATAAGTCGCAAGGACGACAACGAATATCGAAAAAACATTTTAA
This sequence is a window from Solibacillus isronensis. Protein-coding genes within it:
- a CDS encoding pro-sigmaK processing inhibitor BofA family protein, producing the protein MQYIVLAMVCFVVLFLFLLNKNARGKVWEYFAWFWFKIAVVIVVLFLGNLMIGAAGLLFYVPINFFSVLTIAILGIPGMMCVTLLILFK